Genomic DNA from Prunus persica cultivar Lovell chromosome G1, Prunus_persica_NCBIv2, whole genome shotgun sequence:
GGTGTTGACACCGTCTTCTATACCTTGACCTATTCGTTCGTCAAAGATAGGGTGGCCGTCATCATTAAGTTTTACAGCAAAGGTTATACGGCTTTTAGACTCAGGACTCAGATGTTTATCCCACCAACTTCTGAGAGTACCGGTGAAACCAGTGACTAACAGAGGGACAATTTCAGACTGTCTGAAACTGTGATTGGTGATATAACTATTGGCAACCATAGACATATGTTGTAACTTATTGAGGATCTCTTGCTCAGAGAGACCATCAATGTTCCATTCATACAATTTGTCGGAAGAAACAGAGAACTGGGTCTGcaggtttctttcttcaaattgaatgTCAGGAGGTGTTGGTCTGGGATACCAATTTTTGGTCAGACTACTGGGGCTGACaaacttttctaatttcttaacTTTGGGCTCAACTTGGATTTCTAAAGTTTGAAaggctttttcaattttagaaatattGCTTACTTCTGAAGACTCAGACTCAGAGGTATTTTCTACTGCAAAGGCATCTAGTGTTTTAAGACCAGATTTCTCAGTTTTTTCAACTTTGTTTTTAGACTCTACGTCTGTAGAACCTAACTTATCGATTTTAGTTTCTATTATATCTAACTGTTTTCCTATAACAATTAGACTCTGGTTggtataattattttgctcaAGAATTCTTCTATTACTGTCACTGCTTTCAAAAGTTTTGAAAGGAGTAGCAGGAATAAGAGTATCTTTATGCTCAATAATTATGGTTTCTACTGGAGGATGGCTAGACTCAACGACAGACTTATCtgccattttccatttttgctgAGTTAAGGTTTTTAACTCATCATTTGACATATAGCGgctttcaacaaaatcaaggtagaaaatttcaacttggGCTGACCGCATGTAATCTTTCCATTCACTAGTCAACCCAGTCATCCCAATCGTTCAGAGTTCTTCCTTCCTCCATGAGTCAACCTAAGCCAGAGTTGCCCAAACAAATAGTTCCTTATCCGGGTCACCCCCCATTATCAGTTGCCACTCCAATCTCAGTTGCAAACAGATTTTCCTCTTTAGGATCCACAGTTGGCCAAATTCGCCCCAGTTATCAATCCACCTTAATTTCCAGTTATGACCCCTTTGCAGTTGAGATCCCTGCAGGGCCATCAGTTGTCCACAAAAAATCGTCTCCTTATTTGCCCAAGAGTAATTCCCATTTATTTGTCATTGAGTCTGTATATGATATTCATGCAAATCCAGCAGAAATTGCCAAACACTATTTCCCTCCTGGATTTCATTATATGCCCCAGAGTCCCTATAAGTCCCTCAAGTATTATAGAGATATATTGCTTGAGACCCAATCAGTTGAAATTAAGCCGATAAAGGATCGGGATCATCCTGAAACCATTCTTTATCATTCTCTTTACATTCATCAAATTGTCAGTCAGCAATCTTTCAGTAGCCATCCCTATGAGTTGAAATTACTTAAgtcaaaattacaatataattattcGGATTATATTGAAGCCTGGTATACTATCTTTCTTCACCAATCTGAAGATTTTAGTCATtcctggtttattaattttgataataagtTTAAAAGCCCATTCCCCTACTGGTTTCTTCACTGGTGGGAAAAATACGGTCCAGTTGATGAAATTCTTCCAGTATCAGTTCTTGAGTTAATCCGCCATTATACAAAAAGAGCCAAGTTCTCCTTAGTTGATTTATTCTTTCCCAAACAGTTGCTGTTTATTGCCAGATACAAGGTACCTTGGATCCTTAAATGGTCCTATGCCATCACCAAGGACACCCGTGTATTTGCCCATAAGATCAGAACTACCCTCAGTAATGAATTAGGTCATATTGATTGGGATAGTTTAACTTATGGTAACATTGTAagcacaattaatcaagtTGGCATAAAAATGTGTGTTGATTACAAAATCGGAAAACAAATACAGTCCGATAGGAATTCAGCCAAGTATGAGTTAGGAAACTTCTGTGAACAGTATGGTCTCAGTAGTTTGCCGCCCTCTAGAAGAAACAAGTCTAAGCCAAGTCACCTTAGGAAACGCCGGTTTTCctctaaaagaaaacattttgcAGTTAAAAGTGACAATgagttttataagaaaaagaaaagttttaaaagaaaaaattggtctAAAGCCCCCAGAAAAGCCCAGAAAAGTCGACCCAAAACCGATAAGTCCAAagttaaatgttttaaatgtcaaaaatttggtcattatgCCTCTGAGTGCAAAGTTAAAGATGCCATTAAGCAGTTGCAGATCTCAGAAGCTGAAAGAGAAAAGTTGATCCAAGTTTTAGAGTTGCGAGACTCTGAAACTAGCAGCCCCGAAACCTTAGTTGCCAGCTCTGGGTATGATTCTGAACAAGCTTCAGATTCCCAGCCTAGTTCCCCTGATATCCAATTTGGATGTACTGATAAGTGTTGTAATAGATTAAAAtctatttttgttcttacaaaacaggaagaacaagaagagttATTAATCGACCTGATAAGCCGAGTAGAAAACCCTGAGTTAAAGTCCgattatttgagaaaattgCGAAAAGTTATCAGTCAAGAAAGCTCTAGTAGTCCTAAACCGCAGCCGGTCAGTTTAGCCACTACTATAGAAAAGTTCgcccagaaaaagaaagaagttacCTTACAAGATCTCCAGTTAGAAGTCAAATTAGTCAAACAAGAATTAGCCGAGTTAAGACAGATTAGTAACCAGTTGCAGGTTGAAAACCATACAATCAGGCAAGACTTAACAAGTCTTCAAAAAGGCAAAATGCCTTTAGAGCCCAGTAACCAGTCAGACAGCCCTGCTGGTTCTGACGAAGAAACCCCAGTTGTCAACCTAATCAAACAAGTCAATTTCCGAAAATGGTATTCGAAAGTCACAATAGTTGTCAGAGATTTTGAGTTTACCACAGTTGCCTTATTTGATTCAGGAGCTGACCTTAACTGCATCCAGGAAGGTCTAATTCCTACTAAGTACTACCAGAAATCTAGAGAAACCCTAAGCACTGCTTCAGGAAAATCTCTCCAGTTGAATTATGAGTTGCCTAAAGCCCATATTtgccaaaacaaagtttgttttaaaacttcgtttgttttagttaaaaatattACTGATGAGGTTATCCTAGGATTACCTTTCATAAGTCTGCTTTATCCCTTCCAGGTAGAATACGATGGTGTTATCTCTACCCAGTTAGGAGAGAAAGTCAAGTTTAGTTTTCTGTCTAAACCAGAGTTGCATAATCTGAAAGCCCTACAGAAACAGTCTGTCTATAGGTCCCTTCAGGTTGTCCAGAAAACTAACCAGTTGAACTTCCTTAAGGAAGAAATTAAGTTTAAGAGAGTTGAACAACAGCTTGCCAGTCAGTCCTTACAgttgcaaattcaaaaatttgaacaaagactaaaagaagaaatttgttcTGAGTTGCCCACAGCCTTTTGGTATAGGAAGCAACATGTTGTCCGTCTTCCTTACATCAAAACTTTTAGTGAGAAAAATATCCCCACTAAAGCCAGGCCAATTCAAATGAGTCAAGAAATGATGGAGTTTtgtaagaaagaaattgaagagttgctccaaaagaaaataattcgtAAGAGTAAGTCCCCCTGGTCATGTCCTGCTTTTTATGTCCAGAAAAATGCTGAACTAGAAAGAGGTGTTCCCAGATTAGTTATCAATTATAAGCCCCTTAATGCGGTCCTAGAATGGATTAGGTATCCTATACCTAATAAAAGAGATCTCATTAATCGATTAGAAAAAGCAGTTGTCTATTCTAAGTTTGATATGAAAAGTGGTTTCTGGCAAATCCAAATAGATGAGTCAGATAGATATAAGACTGCATTTGTCACTCCTTTTGGTCATTATGAATGGAATGTAAtgccttttggtttgaaaaatgCTCCTAGTGAATTCCAGAATATCATGAATGATATATTCAATCCTTATAGTCAGTTTTCGATTAATGTTGGTCCTATGTAGGTAGAGTCCTTGACAAGCAAATTGTTTGTAGTCCATACAAGGGATAATAAGAACGATAGAATCTTGAATGTaagaataaatattattaataaattgAATTACAAGTCTCTTGcacaatattaatattataattgcCGCTCAATGATTAAAAACTAATATTCTTTTACCAAATATAGACCGACTATAAATCTTGCACCCATTGTTTTTAGCTTATACCATTGTTTGATTGGTATGCTGTTGAAAATTGGAGGTCTGGATCTGGACATGGTTCATGGGTGTGGACCCTACACCCACAGTAGATTCTTTTAACAATGCgctaaaatgaaaatatatttatgtttaaatgCTGACATGGAAAAGAAATTAAGGACCTCAATCAAAATATGTAGGAAGAGTCATAGAGTTTCAATTaagaaatgttgttgacagaaGATGGCATCCTAATTTTATCATGTTAAACATTTTCACCTAACATGTAGTGGGGAAGTTAGGATTCTTAGCATGGAAGAGTCAAgagattgaaaattaaataggAGCTAGGACTATGACAAGCCTTGCTGTGGCTCCGCGGTGCATGTTTCCCAACTTAATTTAATAAGGTTGGAGAGCCAACACTTCTAAAGATTACAATGAACAAAGGCGGATTCCTATTTTGTACTCTAAAtggaaaacccaacattttcatttcattctctATAAGGAAGTGTTTTCCAAACATTCAACACTTCATTCATACTAAAGTGTATTTTGTACTCTAAATACATTAGTTTGGAGTACAGAGTATAGAAGGCGTAGATGACGTATTTTCTAAtgcataaaaataataattcgaAATTTGTCAATCAATGAATTTCCGaagaaaagaagttaaaaagagcctctttaatgaaaataatctTACTCAGAAAACTGTTTAGGTTCTCTCAAGCTATGAGAGAGCATAGAGAAATACATTGGAACGAgaatagaagaagaaatcgCACACACACAATAAGTCTCTCATTGTAGGGAGGGGTATGCCAAGTGCATGACTTACCTTCATAGTTAGGCTTTGGCATTGGCTTTATAGGAGGATAAAGCCtaatctctctccctctctctctctctctctctcacgtgAGTTACTGAGTATGCCAAAACCGACCCCATTGGCAAATCCCAAATTAAACCACCAGCACAAATCAAcaggctctctctctctctctctctctctctctctctctctctctctcaactttAAACTTAACAGATTCACATGCATACCTCCTGAACATACTTTTTATGGCTTACAATGCAGAAGCAGAAACCCCAATCCTAAACCTATACTTATACGACCTAAAATGCAGAAGAGGCAGCACCTACTACATTTATGCATAGAAAAGGAGAAACCTTCACGGACTCATATAAGCTCTATAGTATATGGCTTCCAGCCTACCACCAAATACTTTAACAAAAATAgattctctctccctctaaaATAGTGCTTGCCAACGTCAACCCCATTGCATTTAAGTCCTTCCCAATTGCCCATCACGGGCTACTACAAAACAACGTGTTTTTAGTACtagcatatttctttttcccttttaattCATTacccattttttatttactatattatatattataatttcattatataatatacatatatatatatatgtgtgtgtgtatatatatatgtatatataacaGCCTACTACAACCCAATGAGGCATAGGAGGCATTGAGGGAGGCAGCAAAAACAACTCTTTTGCTTCCTTTCCTCCCAAAGTTGCTTAACAGCAATTCTAACTAACCCTTTCAAGGCCACAAACAATGGCCTCCTCTGCTCAAAACAGAGCACCCAAGCTCTctgttttctctgttttcctcTGCTCCTTTATGTTCCAACACTTATTCTTGTCACCAAATGCGAACCGGGCTTTTGCCCAATCCTCACCGGTTTTCGCCTGCGATGTTGGTAGCAATGCGAGCGTGTCAAGCTTCGGGTTCTGCGACACGTCATTAGCGATCGATTTGAGGGTAGCAGACCTGGTGAAGAGGCTGACATTGCAAGAGAAAATTGGGTTCTTGGTGAACAGTGCAGGGAGCGTGAGCAGGCTTGGGATACCAAAGTATGAGTGGTGGTCTGAGGCTTTACATGGAGTGTCCAACGTTGGCCCCGGGACCAAGTTTACGAATGTGGTTCCTGGAGCTACCAGCTTCCCTCAGGTCATTTTGACTGCCGCTTCTTTCAATGCCTCTCTGTTTGAAGCCATTGGAAGGGTACGTAAACTAACTCTCTCACTATAACTGTCCTTAATCTTCTTCCCTATTATCGtcatctttgttttcaatctgTGATGAGTATGCTTCACAGTTataacaaatcaaaataagagcagaacagaacagaacaaagtcttctctctctctctctctctctctctctctctctctctctctctctctctctctctctctctctctctctctctgtgatgACATTGAGTTGTTGGGTTGTTTTTGCATATTCTGTTTCATTAATTTAGGTAAATTTGATGAGGTTGAAACAATAGTTGTTACCagggcaaataattttttgtgtgaCTGGTTTGGTTGATTTTACTGGTTTAGTAGCCGTTCATTTTCAAAGTTGGATCAATCATGGATTTCTTTGTCTTGTTGAATCTTCACCATTTCGTGTCACTGTCATTCTACTCGTCACCAATAATCATTAACATTGATTTGTATTTATTAGTTTGTTTCTTGTTCTAGTGGTTGAGATGCATTACCAGTAAACATCACAGACTTCAATGGCACTAATTTTTTTGGACGAATCTTCAATGGCACTAATAAATTAAGACAGAAATGTATATTCTCTACAGTTGTcgacatatttttattttatttttctaagcTCCTATAATCCAAATccagaaaaaaggaaaagcacTTTTACAGCTTTTGAACAGAAAAGCATCTGTCAGCGGCTTGCCCATTGCCCTTTAGATATTTTGAAGTAGAAGCAAGTTGTAACAGTTGTTAAAACTTGGAGGTTAGTTTTAATAATTATGCTAATGAAAATGGGAGATTTTGTTGGTAGAAATGATTGACTTGTGTTTGGGTGGTTTGGCCATACCTAATACTAACAGTAGTAGTTGTTGaaaaaagttaattttttAAGTCACAGGTTCCCCAAGTACATAGACTTTTAGGGCATTCCAGCTTgcagatgaagaaaagaaagtacaAGAGAGATGATACCGATCGATTACCTGTGACATTAATCACTGCATATAACTTGTCATAtctttccacacaaaaaataagaatCTTCTGTTTTGAACATTACACGATTGGAGCAGACGATGcgcaaaataatttaatttaatgaaGCTCACTCACTACAAGTTATGGTGTTTTACAAGACAAAGAGAGATGGAAGAAAAGTAGAAGATGACagattcaaaaagaaaaaaagaacaaaagaaaaaagggtccATGACAGAGATATTAGTTTCGTGCATAGAATGATCAACAGCTTAATGTGTGTGTGCGCAGGTGGTCTCAACCGAGGCCAGAGCAATGTACAATGTGGGATTGGCAGGATTGACTTATTGGTCTCCAAACATTAACATATTTAGGGACCCCAGATGGGGGAGAGGCCAGGAGACTCCGGGAGAAGACCCGTTGCTGTCAAGCAAATACGGGTCGGGTTATGTTAGAGGCCTTCAGCAGACAGATGGTGGTGACAAAAATAAGCTCAAGGTTGCTGCATGTTGCAAACATTATACAGCTTATGATTTGGACAATTGGAAAGGGGTTGACAGATACCACTTTAATGCAGTGGtaaagaaattggattttcCTAATGCGTGAATTCGACAAAGTAGTTGGTTTAAGTTGCGCACCATTTTCATTTATCTTGTGTTGCTTATGATTAGGTAACAAAGCAAGATTTGGATGACACGTTTCAACCACCATTCAAAAGCTGTGTTATAGATGGGAATGTTGCTAGTGTCATGTGTTCTTACAACCAGGTTAATGGGATACCAACCTGTGCAGATCCAGACCTTCTTGCCGGAGTCATCCGTGGCGAATGGAAGTTAAATGGGTATTTCTGTTCTCTTCTAATTAAGTCTTTCTTATTAGATATGATTGATTATTCAGGATGATGATTGGAATATTGGATTGCTGCAGATACATAGTTACTGATTGTGATTCATTAGATGTATACTACAATACTCAACACTACACCAAGACACCAGAGGAAGCTGCAGCTAAGGCTTTATTGGCAGGTGAATTTGACATCCTACAAATTGGTCATTATGCGTATGATCACATATTCTACTTAAGGGACAAAGACTCATTATTTTCCattagaaattgaaaaataaaatcaaaaataaaaaaacaaaaaacgaccAAAAGAACATAAGAAcgaaaagataaagaagaaatgGAGAAGGTGCTCTAAATCATACAAAGATCACCAATGTCACACCAAGTGTTATATTTTCGTATATCCAATGTCACAAAGAAACTATTTTAAGCATGACTAATCAGTTTTCTGTACTTGTTTGAATTTGGCAGGGGTGGATCTCAACTGTGGACCTTTCCTTGGAAAATATACGGAAGGTGCAGTGAAAGGAGGACTTGTTAATGAGGCGGCCATTGACAAGGCCATCTCAAACAATTTTGCCACATTGATGCGTCTAGGCTTCTTTGACGGTGATCCAAGCAAGCTACCCTACGGAAAGCTTGGTCCAAAGGATGTTTGTACCCCAGAGAACCAGGAGCTAGCCCGTGAGACAGCGAGGCAAGGGATAGTATTGCTCAAGAACAGTCCAGGATCACTGCCTCTGTCTCCCACGGCCATCAAATCCTTGGCAGTCATTGGTCCCAATGCCGCTGTCACAAAGACAATGATCGGCAATTATGAAGGTACACAAAATTAATTCAGCCTTTCTTTGTATCAAACAACTGCATACAGTTGTTTCTGTTACACAATtttattggattttttttgcaGGCATTCCATGCAAGTATACGACTCCTTTGCAAGGCCTAACTGCCTCAGTTGCAACAACTTATGTCCCTGGCTGCGCCAATGTGGCTTGTGGTACTGCCCAGGT
This window encodes:
- the LOC18789349 gene encoding beta-xylosidase/alpha-L-arabinofuranosidase 2 — its product is MASSAQNRAPKLSVFSVFLCSFMFQHLFLSPNANRAFAQSSPVFACDVGSNASVSSFGFCDTSLAIDLRVADLVKRLTLQEKIGFLVNSAGSVSRLGIPKYEWWSEALHGVSNVGPGTKFTNVVPGATSFPQVILTAASFNASLFEAIGRVVSTEARAMYNVGLAGLTYWSPNINIFRDPRWGRGQETPGEDPLLSSKYGSGYVRGLQQTDGGDKNKLKVAACCKHYTAYDLDNWKGVDRYHFNAVVTKQDLDDTFQPPFKSCVIDGNVASVMCSYNQVNGIPTCADPDLLAGVIRGEWKLNGYIVTDCDSLDVYYNTQHYTKTPEEAAAKALLAGVDLNCGPFLGKYTEGAVKGGLVNEAAIDKAISNNFATLMRLGFFDGDPSKLPYGKLGPKDVCTPENQELARETARQGIVLLKNSPGSLPLSPTAIKSLAVIGPNAAVTKTMIGNYEGIPCKYTTPLQGLTASVATTYVPGCANVACGTAQVDDAKKAAASADATVLVVGADQSIEAESRDRIDLHLPGQQTLLVTEVAKASKGPVILVIMSGGGFDISFAKNDSKITSILWVGYPGEAGGAAIADVIFGHYNPSGRLPMTWYPQSYVDKVPMTNMNMRPDASNGYPGRTYRFYTGETVYSFGDGLGYSAFNHKLVRAPKLVSIPLEEGHVCHSSSCKSLDVVQERCENLAFDIHLGVKNTGSMSGGHTVLLFSSPPSVHNSPQKHLLGFEKVFLSAQREELVKFKVDVCKHLSVVDELGNRKVALGQHVLHVGSLKHSFSVGI